One Cytophagales bacterium DNA window includes the following coding sequences:
- a CDS encoding DUF983 domain-containing protein — MKTQSLLSSMMTQSCPACRKEKMFKSPIYGWQFNEMHSHCPNCHQSFDPEPGFYTGAMYVSYGFQVAIMVTSFLMIQLFSADAAIGLYLGVVIGTVLLLFPLIFRLSRSIWIHLMVNFRPGLSSPGISHKNSIS; from the coding sequence ATGAAGACCCAATCACTACTTTCAAGCATGATGACTCAGAGTTGTCCTGCTTGTCGCAAAGAAAAGATGTTCAAATCACCGATATATGGTTGGCAGTTCAACGAAATGCATAGCCATTGTCCCAACTGTCACCAATCGTTTGATCCCGAACCTGGTTTTTATACTGGAGCCATGTATGTCAGTTATGGATTTCAGGTCGCTATTATGGTCACCTCTTTTCTGATGATCCAGCTATTTTCTGCAGATGCTGCCATTGGACTTTATTTGGGAGTGGTAATAGGCACCGTTTTATTGCTATTTCCATTGATATTCCGTCTGAGTAGAAGCATTTGGATTCACTTGATGGTCAACTTCCGGCCTGGCTTATCCTCTCCAGGCATTTCCCATAAAAACTCGATATCATGA
- a CDS encoding serine hydrolase domain-containing protein: MKNLLITALWVLLLVSCNSHSSEQTRASNYQSNLDQLLDVLDENDKFMGNVTLSHEGKSIYSKSVGFSNIESKMPITSATKFRIGSVSKMFTATLIFKAIEEGKLSLDQTLESYFPEVENASSISVEHLLCHQSGVYSYTKDEVFRNELSKAYQSPQDLMSLVSGYPSKFEPGTQTSYSNSGYFLLALLLEEVYDKGFDELIAAIILVPLELTNTYLPDGITSLGEETNSYRNSDGWVEEDKWNLSVGFGAGSIVSTPNDLNTFIEALFNERIISKESLNQMTTIENNFGRGIIPFSTEGHSGFGHGGVIEGFKTMSFYFPEEKLALAVTANALDYNMDGLVTDILKGYFNESFVLPVFGGLAITAGELEKYIGVYEAEGLPGKYKITMKGNTLFAQLEDPAIEDDFPIDPLVYKGNHKFTNEEIGANLLFEPGNQQLGLEQQGISEIYIFSKAK; encoded by the coding sequence ATGAAAAACCTTTTAATCACAGCTCTTTGGGTATTGCTACTGGTCAGCTGCAATAGCCATTCATCCGAGCAGACACGAGCATCAAATTACCAAAGTAACCTGGATCAACTACTTGATGTACTTGATGAAAATGATAAGTTCATGGGTAATGTAACCTTATCCCATGAAGGTAAATCTATCTATTCAAAATCTGTGGGCTTTAGCAATATCGAAAGCAAGATGCCTATCACTTCAGCAACGAAATTCAGAATAGGTTCCGTATCGAAGATGTTCACGGCAACTTTGATCTTTAAAGCGATAGAAGAAGGTAAACTAAGTCTTGATCAAACCCTGGAGTCATATTTTCCTGAAGTCGAAAATGCCTCAAGCATTTCGGTTGAACATTTGCTTTGTCATCAAAGTGGGGTTTACAGTTACACGAAAGATGAGGTTTTTAGAAATGAATTGAGTAAGGCATATCAAAGCCCTCAGGACTTGATGAGCCTTGTTTCTGGATACCCAAGTAAATTTGAACCAGGAACGCAAACGTCATACAGTAACTCAGGTTACTTCTTATTGGCGTTGTTGCTGGAGGAAGTGTACGACAAAGGATTTGATGAACTCATTGCAGCAATCATATTGGTGCCGCTTGAGCTCACCAACACCTACCTTCCGGATGGGATAACCTCACTGGGTGAAGAAACCAATTCCTACCGAAACTCAGATGGATGGGTGGAGGAAGATAAATGGAACCTGTCAGTGGGTTTTGGGGCGGGATCTATTGTATCAACGCCAAATGATCTCAATACCTTCATCGAAGCATTGTTCAATGAGCGAATCATTTCAAAAGAAAGCCTCAATCAGATGACCACCATTGAAAATAACTTTGGAAGGGGCATCATTCCATTTTCTACAGAGGGTCATTCGGGTTTTGGACATGGAGGAGTCATTGAAGGTTTCAAAACCATGTCCTTTTACTTTCCGGAAGAGAAGCTTGCCCTGGCGGTCACTGCCAATGCATTGGATTACAACATGGACGGTTTAGTCACAGATATTTTGAAGGGCTACTTCAATGAATCGTTTGTACTCCCTGTGTTTGGTGGGTTAGCCATCACTGCAGGTGAGCTTGAAAAGTACATTGGTGTTTATGAGGCAGAAGGCCTTCCTGGAAAGTACAAAATCACTATGAAAGGCAATACCCTGTTTGCACAACTGGAAGACCCAGCCATCGAAGATGACTTTCCTATAGATCCATTGGTATACAAAGGCAATCACAAGTTTACAAATGAGGAGATTGGTGCGAACTTGCTTTTTGAACCTGGGAATCAACAGCTTGGCTTGGAACAACAAGGCATATCAGAGATCTACATTTTTTCAAAGGCTAAATAG
- a CDS encoding NAD(P)-dependent alcohol dehydrogenase, with amino-acid sequence MKAVIYTQYGAPEVLQQVELPTPQPAPNEILVKVHASTVAAGDTRLRASRFPLLAWLPARIIFGLFKPKKQILGHEWSGTVVKKGKENSLFELGDEVFGTTTLLKGGAYAEFVSIPESWKYGVVGQKPANLSFQEAAALPIGGMAALFLLEKAQITTGKQVLIYGASGSVGSFAVQIAKYFGAEVTAVCSTRNVDLMQALGADHVVNYKTQDYTSLAKKFDIVFDAVGKTTRSKAKQILKPKGKYVSVNMMTQEKETHLQTLKQMAEEGHLKPLIDRCYRLDQIVEAHQYVDQGRKRGNVVIKIET; translated from the coding sequence ATGAAAGCTGTCATCTATACCCAATACGGAGCTCCCGAAGTGCTCCAACAAGTTGAACTTCCAACTCCTCAGCCAGCACCTAATGAAATTCTGGTGAAAGTTCATGCCTCCACTGTGGCAGCCGGAGACACCAGGTTACGGGCCTCAAGATTCCCACTGCTGGCCTGGCTCCCTGCTCGAATCATATTCGGACTGTTTAAGCCAAAGAAACAGATCCTTGGACATGAATGGTCTGGTACCGTAGTGAAAAAGGGAAAAGAAAATTCACTATTTGAATTGGGTGATGAAGTCTTTGGAACTACTACTCTTCTCAAAGGAGGGGCTTATGCCGAATTTGTAAGTATTCCTGAATCCTGGAAATATGGTGTCGTAGGTCAAAAACCTGCGAATCTCAGTTTTCAGGAAGCGGCAGCACTCCCAATAGGCGGTATGGCTGCCCTTTTTCTATTGGAAAAAGCCCAAATCACCACCGGAAAACAGGTCTTGATCTATGGTGCATCCGGCAGTGTGGGAAGCTTCGCCGTTCAGATAGCAAAATACTTCGGCGCAGAAGTTACTGCTGTGTGTAGCACACGGAACGTTGATCTAATGCAAGCGCTTGGGGCAGATCACGTCGTTAATTATAAAACTCAGGATTATACTTCGTTAGCAAAGAAATTCGACATTGTATTTGATGCCGTGGGTAAGACTACCCGATCAAAAGCAAAACAAATACTGAAGCCTAAGGGCAAATATGTATCAGTTAACATGATGACACAGGAAAAGGAAACCCATCTCCAAACACTCAAACAGATGGCTGAGGAAGGCCACCTGAAACCATTGATTGATCGTTGTTATCGGCTTGACCAAATCGTTGAAGCACATCAATATGTGGATCAAGGCCGCAAAAGAGGAAATGTAGTGATCAAGATAGAAACCTAA